AGGCTGGCCCATGCTCGCCAAATCGGCCGACGCGGGCAAATGAAACATCCTTCATCCGCGCCCGCGGGTGCGGGCCGGTTCAGGCCGGCTCGCCGTCGTCGGTCGGTAGTTCGGACAGCTCGCCCTGCACCTGCACGTTGTTGCGGCCCATCGCCTTGGCCCGGTAGCACTGGGCATCGGCTGCGGCCACCGCCTGGTCCACGCTCATGCCGCCGGCCAGCGGCGCGATGCCGATGCTGGCGCCGACCCGCAGCCGGCCCTGGTCCCACGGAATCGACAGCGCAGCCAGGGTGTTCAGCAGCTCGCCACCGATGCGGGCGGCGCGGCGTGGCGTGCAGCCCGACAGGATTACCGCGAACTCATCGCCGCCCAGCCGCGCCACCACATCCGAATCGCGCACGCCGTGACGCAGCACACTGGCCACCGCCCACAGCACGGCGTCGCCGGCCAGATGGCCCCAGGTATCGTTGATGGGCTTGAAACGGTCCAGGTCGATGAACATCAGCGATGCAGCCTGGCCGGTGCGTTCCACACGGGTGATCGCCTGCTGCAGATGCGCCTCGAAGCCACGGCGGTTGCTCAGTTCGGTCAGCGGATCGATCTCGGCCAGGTGCCGCGCCTCGCGTTGGCGTGCGCGCTGCTGGGTATCGTCGCGCAGCACCCATACCGCGCCGCGCACGTGGCCTTCGTCATCGCGCAACCAGGCGCGGGTCAGATCCACCGGCACCGTGGCGGTGCCCAGCCGCAGCAGCAGATCGGCATGCAGGTCCACTGCATTGCTTTCCGGGTCGAGCAGCACCGACACGTCCAGCACCGAACCTGGCGCGTACTCGGTGGTCAGCGCCAGCACGTCCTGCACTTTGTGCCCGGCCAGCGACAACGCGCCATCACCGGCCAGCGTGCGTACCGCTGCAGCATTGGCGTAGTCGATGCGGCCGTCCAGGCTGACACTGAGCACCAGGTCGGCCACCGCATCCAGCGTGATGCGGCTGCGCTGTTCGCTCTCGAACAGGCGCTGCTCACTGCTGCGCTGGGCGGTGATGTCCTGGATCTGCGAGACGAAATGCAGCGGTTCGCCATGCTCGTTGCGCACCAGCGAGACCGACAGGCGCGCCCAGATGATGCGGCCATCGCGGTCCAGGTAGCGCTTTTCCAGATGGTAGTGGCTGCGCCGGCCCGCCAGCAGGTCCTGTACCAGGGCCAGATCGGCCTGCAGGTCATCGGCGTGGGTCAGACGCTGGAAATCGACCTGCAGCAGTTCCTCGCGCGGATAACCAAGGATCCGGCACAGCGCGTCGTTGACGTCCAGCCAGCGCCCCTCCAGCGACACCAGCGCCATGCCCAGCGCAGCCGACGTGAATGCACCGGCGAACTTCTCCGCCGACAGGCGTGCCTCGGCGCGCGCCTGCAGGATCTCGGTGATGTCGATGGCCATGCCGACATAGCCGATGCGCGCCCCATCGGCACCGTCCATGCGGCTGATCGACAAGCGTACCTGGCGTGGCTGGCGGTCCTTGCGCAGCAAGGTCCACTGCCGCGAATAGGTCTGGCCGTCGGCACGCGCACTGAGCGCCTCGAACACGCCTGGCAGATGGCCATCGGCATCGGCCAGCGGTCGCAGCCAGGCATTGAGTTCCTGTGGGTCGTGGAAGGCATCGAGCCTGCGCTGCCCGACCACCTCGGCCGCGCTGTAGCCCAGCAGGCGCTGCGCGCCGGTATTGAACAGGGTGATGGTGCCATCGGTATCGGTGGCGATCACCGCCACCTCATCGGACGCATCGACCACCGCCTGCAGGCGTTGACGGGTCTCGGCCGCATCGTGGCGGGCCTGCTGCAGCTCGGTCACATCGGCATGCGCACCGGCCATCCACAGCGGACGGCCCTGGCCATCCCACTCGAAGACCCGGCCACGGTCCTGGATCCAGATCCACTGGCCGTTCTTGTGGCGCATCCGCAGCAGGCAGGCGTAGTTGTCGGTGCGCCCGTCGAAATGTTCATCCAGTGCCGCATCGGACACTGCGATGTCGTCGGGATGGACCAGCTTCAGGAAGGTCTTCTGGCAGACCGGCTCCAGTTCGTCCAGGCGATAGCCGACAATTTCGGCCCAACGCGCATTGACCCGCATCTGGCCGGTCTGCACGTTCCATTCCCAGGTGCCGGCGGCGGTGCCGTCGATGATCATCGCCAGCCGGCGGCGCTCTTCGGCCAGCTCCTGCAGGCGCCGTTCAAGCAGACCGTTGCCGTTGTTTCCCTGGCCCGCCATCACTCCGGTCCCCTGCCGGCACGGGCAGGCGCCGACCGCAGCGAAGCGCTGCAGCCTGCGACGAAGACGGCGGGTCGTGCTGGCGTCATGGCCCTCCCCAGCGACAGCGGGGAGGCCGAACGCCCCCCTCAGGCGCAAGTGTGCGCAATCACGGGGAAAACCGACAAGTCCCCCGCTACGGATCAACCGTGACGGGGGGCACGATCCTCAGCTGCGCTTGGCGCGGGCGAAGGCCTCGGCCAGGGCATTGTTGGCCGGCGGCGCGGCCTGGCCGGCCCGGCCGCCATGGCCCGGGCCCCGGTTCGGTCCGCGGTTCTGGCCACCTGCCTCGCGGCGCGGCCCCTGGCCCTGGCCACGCTCCTCCCGCTGGCCGGGGCGGCTGGTGGCCTGTCCCGGGGTGTCATCCAGGCGCCGGGTCAGGGCAATGCGCTTGCGCGCCACGTCCACCTCCAGCACCTTCACCTTGACGATGTCGCCGGCCTTGACCACGTCACGCGGGTCCTTCACGAAGGTATCGGACAGCGCCGAGATGTGGATCAGGCCGTCCTGGTGCACGCCGATATCGACGAATGCGCCGAACGCCGCCACATTGCTCACCACGCCTTCCAGCACCATGCCCTCGCGCAGGTCCTTGATGTCCTCTACGCCCTCGGCGAAGCGCGCCGCCTTGAACTCCGGACGCGGGTCGCGGCCCGGCTTCTCCAGCTCCTTCAGGATGTCGCGCACGGTCGGCACGCCGAAGGTGTCATCGGTGAACTGTTCGGCCTTCAGTCCGCGCAGGAAACTGCCGTCGCCGATCAGCGCCTTGATCGGGCGCGCGGTGCTGGCGACGATGCGCTCGACCACCGGGTAGGCTTCCGGGTGCACGGCCGAGGCATCCAGCGGCTGGTCACCGTCGGCGATGCGCAGGAAGCCGGCGCATTGCTCGAAGGTCTTCTCGCCCAGGCGCGCGACCTTCAGCAGGTCCTTGCGGCGCTTGAACGGGCCGTTGTCATCGCGGTGGCGCACGATGTTCTCGGCCACCGTGGGCGAAAGGCCGGACACGCGCGACAGCAGCGCGGCCGACGCGGTATTCACGTAGACGCCCACCGCGTTCACGCAGTCCTCCACCCGTGCGTCCAGCGCCCGCGCCAGGCGGTACTGGTCAACATCATGCTGGTACTGGCCCACACCGATCGCCTTGGGCTCGATCTTGACCAGCTCGGCCAGCGGATCCTGCAGGCGGCGCGCGATCGAAACCGCGCCTCGCAGCGACACGTCCAGCCCCGGGAATTCCTTGGCCGCGAATTCGGACGCCGAGTACACAGAGGCGCCAGCCTCGCTGACCACCACCTTCTGCAGCTTCGGGTTGCCAGCGGCCTTGATCGCTTCACCGGCCAGCTTGTCGGTTTCACGGCTGGCGGTACCGTTGCCGATCGCGATCAGCTCAACGTTGTGCTTGGCACACAGCTGCTTGATCGTCTGCAGCGACTGCTCCCACTGTCGGCGCGGCTCGTGCGGGTAGATAGTGTCGGTGGCCACCAGCTTGCCGGTGGCATCCACCACCGCGATCTTGCAGCCGGTACGGATGCCCGGGTCGAGCCCCAGCACGGTCTTCGGGCCGGCGGGTGCCGCCAGCAGCAGGTCCTTCAGGTTGTCACCGAACACCGCGATGGCTTCGGCTTCGGCCTTTTCGCGGGCCTGGTTGAACAGGTCCAGCAGCAGATGGGTGTGCAGCTTGGCGCGCCAGGTCAGACGGCAGGCATCCAGCAGCCAGCGGTCGGCGGCACGCCCCTGGTCGGCGATGCCAGCCTTGCGCGCCACGCGCCCCTCGGCGTACTGGTGGCCCGCTTCGGCATCGCTGCCCGGGTCCAGTTCCAGGAACAGGATCTCCTCGCGGCGCGCACGGAACAGTGCCAGCAGCCGATGCGAGGGAATCTTCGCCAGCGCTTCGGCGTGCTCGAAATAGTCGCGGTACTTGGCGCCTTCGGTTTCCTTGCCCTCGACGACGCGGGCACGGATGACCCCGGTGTCGCCCAGCCAGGTGCGCAGTTCGCCGACCAGCGCGGCGTCTTCGCCCCACCGCTCCATCAGGATCGCGCGCGCGCCTTCCAGCGCGGCCTTGGCGTCGGCCACGCCCTTGCCGGTATCGACAAAGGTGGCGGCGAAGACCTGCGGGTCCTGCGTCGGGTCGGCCAGCAGGCCATCGGCCAGCGGCTCCAGGCCGGCCTCGCGGGCGATCTGGGCGCGGGTGCGGCGCTTGGGCTTGTAAGGCAGGTACAGGTCTTCCAGGCGGCTCTTGGTATCGGCGGCCAGGATGTCGTTGCGCAGTTCGTCGCTGAGCTTGCCCTGCTCGCCGATGCTGGCCAGCACTGCGGCGCGGCGGTCTTCCAGCTCGCGCAGGTAGGTCAGGCGCACTTCCAGGTTGCGCAGCTGGGTGTCATCCAGGCCGCCGGTCACTTCCTTGCGGTAGCGCGCGATGAACGGAACGCTGGCGCCCTCGTCGAGCAGGCCGACGGCGGCACGTACCTGGGCGGACTGGGCACCGATCTCGTCGGCGATGGTCTGGGCGATCTGCTGGGCGAGCGCGCTCTGGGCGTTCTTGGCGTCGTGCATTGCTTCAGGTCTGTGCCGCGTTACGGGAAGACCCCATTCTGGCAATCCACGACGGAGCCGGACAAGGCATTGACACGGGGCGAGGTTCAGCGGCGGCGGCCGGATTGGACGCCGGCATCCTGGCGGATAGGCTCGGACTGGCCCGCGGCTGGGATGCCGGCGCGGGCGCGCGATGGTGGAGCGCGCCCTGCCGCGTGTTGCGAAGGTCAGCGGTAGTGGCGGGCGGCGCGCTGCATGACGATGTCGTCACGCATGCCTTCCAGGGCCATCAGGCGAACCTTGCCGACACCCTGCAGTTCCATGAACCGCTCCGTGTAGAACTCCGGCCCCAGCGCGGTGTCGGCGCGGGATTTGCTGAAGCCGTAGGGCACCACGCCCTTCTCGCCATCCTTGCTACCACCGACATAAAGAACGATTGCCATGTGATGTCTTCCTCCAAATTGCTACTGCGTACTGCACTCGATGAGCGATGCTGCGAGCTCATCGGGGGAGAGCTTACCGCGTCGAACCTGACTGGAACGTCACGAAGGCTAATGACGATCGGTTGCGTGCAGATGACTGCGGGATCGCAGCAGAATGCTTACGGATCCTTAACTTCCAGCTAACGAATCGTGGCGATTCCAGCCGACGGCGGAGCCGCTCGTGGGTGGACTGGCTGGTCGCGAAAAGCCGGTTTCCTGTGGGCTGGCTGCTTTCTGTTGTGGAGCCGAGCCTGCGCTGGGCTTCGCGGACTGGCCTGAAAGCAGCCGAGCGTGGGCTCGGCTCTACACGAGCAAGCGCAGCGCGCGACCCGCTTCTGCTGTTCTGTTTCTTTTCCGTGGGTGGTACAGGTCTCAGCCATCTGTCAGAGGGCGGTCGGGGTGGGTTCGCGGGGGTGTCCGCGGCATGGATGCCGCGGCCAAGCCCCCATGGACGGGTTCACGGCGTCCCCCGCGAACCCACCCCGACCGACCAGCGCGAGGGTTTTGCATTTGGCGACCAGGCATCACCACCCACGAGGGGCTGCGGCGTTGGCTGGAAACTACGGCCACCAGCCGTGCCCGAACCGGGCGTAATGATCCGCCGCGCGCTCGAATGGATTCCGCGCACTCACCCCGCCACACAGCAGGTACACCGGCAGGTACAGCGGCCCCAGCACCATGTACTGGTAGATGTGTGCGCGTTCGTGATCATCCAGCCGGATCAGCGGCTCCACGCCCCACCCCGCCTGATGCGCATAGGTCCGGCACGAAATGCCCAGATCGTGACCGGTATGCAGGATCACATTGCCCAGCGTGATCGCCCCACCCGGCCCCCACGGCCAGCGATCGAACACCAATGCGCAATCACGGCCGCTCCAGCGCAATGTCGCGCCGCCGAGCATGCCGGCCAAGCCGCCGACCACGCCGATCAGGGAATTGGGTGACGTCCACACCGCGCCCAGCACCTGCAGCGCGCGCAGCCAGATCGGCGAGGGCGTCAAGGCAGTCTTCAATCGGCCTCGTTCGGCATCAGCAGCCACAGGATCAGGTAGACCAGAATGCCCGGGAAGGCGGCCGAACCGATCGATACCAGCACGAACACGATTCGCACCAGGGCGGCATTCCAGCCGAAGCGATGGGCGATGCCCCCCATCACGCCGGCGATCATGCGGTCGTTCAGCGAACGCGACAGCGTCTTGGGCGTGGTGTTCATGGCGGTGTCTCCTGGGAATGCGCAAAGGCGGTCGAGCGTGGCTCGACTCTACACCGGGCTCGTGTCTACGGCGTGCGTTGGCGCAGCGCCTTCAGGCGTGCGCCGAACCAGGTGGCAGCAGTCTGTTCAGGCTGCCCCGGGCACTGGATACGGTACGGCTTGCCGCTCATGCTGCTCTGGCTGGCAGCGCGCTCGATGAACTGCTCGGCGCTGTCCACCATGTCCTTCTTCAGCAGGTAGTCGTACTTGCGCTGCAGGTGCGCGCGCGCGTCGCTGCCGTCGTACCAGCTGCCATTGCGCTGAAACCGGCACTGCGAACCGTCCAGGCTGGCAATCAACTGGGCAATCTCGCGCTGTGCCTGCGGACCGGGGGCGGCGTGGGCGAGCGGCGCGGTCAGCAGCGCGGCAAAGATGAGCAGATTTCGTCGGAACATCGGAGCGTCCGTGTAGTCGAGCGTGGCTCGACTCTACACGTCGCGTGCCTTCAGCCAGCCATCGATCGTGGCCGGCACTTCGCGCTGCGCGCGCCCGGACACGTAAATGCCGATGTGGCCGCCACGGAAACTGGACTCGGTGTAGTCCTCCGTACCCAGCCGCCCGCGCATCGCGCGCGAGGCATCCGGCGGTACCAGATGGTCCTGCTCGGCATAGATGTTCAGCACCGGCAGGGTCACCTGCGACAGGTCCACCGCTTCTTCACCGATCCGCACCGTGCCCTTCATCAGCCCGTTGCCTTGGT
This genomic interval from Stenotrophomonas sp. 57 contains the following:
- a CDS encoding PAS domain S-box protein, with protein sequence MAGQGNNGNGLLERRLQELAEERRRLAMIIDGTAAGTWEWNVQTGQMRVNARWAEIVGYRLDELEPVCQKTFLKLVHPDDIAVSDAALDEHFDGRTDNYACLLRMRHKNGQWIWIQDRGRVFEWDGQGRPLWMAGAHADVTELQQARHDAAETRQRLQAVVDASDEVAVIATDTDGTITLFNTGAQRLLGYSAAEVVGQRRLDAFHDPQELNAWLRPLADADGHLPGVFEALSARADGQTYSRQWTLLRKDRQPRQVRLSISRMDGADGARIGYVGMAIDITEILQARAEARLSAEKFAGAFTSAALGMALVSLEGRWLDVNDALCRILGYPREELLQVDFQRLTHADDLQADLALVQDLLAGRRSHYHLEKRYLDRDGRIIWARLSVSLVRNEHGEPLHFVSQIQDITAQRSSEQRLFESEQRSRITLDAVADLVLSVSLDGRIDYANAAAVRTLAGDGALSLAGHKVQDVLALTTEYAPGSVLDVSVLLDPESNAVDLHADLLLRLGTATVPVDLTRAWLRDDEGHVRGAVWVLRDDTQQRARQREARHLAEIDPLTELSNRRGFEAHLQQAITRVERTGQAASLMFIDLDRFKPINDTWGHLAGDAVLWAVASVLRHGVRDSDVVARLGGDEFAVILSGCTPRRAARIGGELLNTLAALSIPWDQGRLRVGASIGIAPLAGGMSVDQAVAAADAQCYRAKAMGRNNVQVQGELSELPTDDGEPA
- a CDS encoding Tex family protein, which produces MHDAKNAQSALAQQIAQTIADEIGAQSAQVRAAVGLLDEGASVPFIARYRKEVTGGLDDTQLRNLEVRLTYLRELEDRRAAVLASIGEQGKLSDELRNDILAADTKSRLEDLYLPYKPKRRTRAQIAREAGLEPLADGLLADPTQDPQVFAATFVDTGKGVADAKAALEGARAILMERWGEDAALVGELRTWLGDTGVIRARVVEGKETEGAKYRDYFEHAEALAKIPSHRLLALFRARREEILFLELDPGSDAEAGHQYAEGRVARKAGIADQGRAADRWLLDACRLTWRAKLHTHLLLDLFNQAREKAEAEAIAVFGDNLKDLLLAAPAGPKTVLGLDPGIRTGCKIAVVDATGKLVATDTIYPHEPRRQWEQSLQTIKQLCAKHNVELIAIGNGTASRETDKLAGEAIKAAGNPKLQKVVVSEAGASVYSASEFAAKEFPGLDVSLRGAVSIARRLQDPLAELVKIEPKAIGVGQYQHDVDQYRLARALDARVEDCVNAVGVYVNTASAALLSRVSGLSPTVAENIVRHRDDNGPFKRRKDLLKVARLGEKTFEQCAGFLRIADGDQPLDASAVHPEAYPVVERIVASTARPIKALIGDGSFLRGLKAEQFTDDTFGVPTVRDILKELEKPGRDPRPEFKAARFAEGVEDIKDLREGMVLEGVVSNVAAFGAFVDIGVHQDGLIHISALSDTFVKDPRDVVKAGDIVKVKVLEVDVARKRIALTRRLDDTPGQATSRPGQREERGQGQGPRREAGGQNRGPNRGPGHGGRAGQAAPPANNALAEAFARAKRS
- a CDS encoding PspC domain-containing protein encodes the protein MNTTPKTLSRSLNDRMIAGVMGGIAHRFGWNAALVRIVFVLVSIGSAAFPGILVYLILWLLMPNEAD
- a CDS encoding YfeK family protein, which gives rise to MFRRNLLIFAALLTAPLAHAAPGPQAQREIAQLIASLDGSQCRFQRNGSWYDGSDARAHLQRKYDYLLKKDMVDSAEQFIERAASQSSMSGKPYRIQCPGQPEQTAATWFGARLKALRQRTP